The genomic DNA ATACCCCCATCAATAATCAAATCCACGTAATGTCCCAGTTTTTTCTCAATCTCGAATGGATCACCTAATATCTCGCCATCTTCCATAGTTGCGCTGGTGCTTATAATAGGGTGCCCTAATTCCCCGGCAAGGGAAAGACATATCTGATTATCCGGAACCCTGATTCCTGTTGTTTTTCTCTTTGGCAGCAGGATTTTCGGGACGAGTCTCGATGCCTCGAGTATGAAAGTATATGGGCCAGGCAACAGGCGTTTCATCGTTTTGTATGCATAGTTTGATACCTTTGCATAGCGGCTTATATCCTTTAAGTCTGCACAGATAAAACTAAAAGGTTTTTTCTTGTTTCTCCTTTTGATCTCATAAATCTTCTCGATTCCCCTTTTATTAAAAAGATTACACCCGATTCCATATACCGTATCGGTAGGATAAACAATTATTCCTCCATCCTCCAATATCTGGACAGCCTTTTTGATCAATCGAAGCTGCGGGTTATCACTGTTGATTGTGAGAAGCATCTCATCCCTTATAGTTCTTTCAAACAGACTTACCCCCCCCAATTCAGGGAATTAAGCCCCAAAAACCTGTTTTTCGCGGCTCAATATACCAAAAACAGCAAGGTTTATCAACAAGTTTGTTTTATGTTGCGCCAGGACGAACTAAGACAGAAAGTAAGTCCCTGCCCCCTACCCTGCCGGACAAGTAACTCACCCCTTATCTGACGACACCCCCATAAGGTCATTCACCGCTACCCTTTTATAAACAAACTACCATATTACTTCAAGTAGTTTCTATAAAAAAGCTGCAACCATTTAATATTGAAGTTGGATCCGTGGGTTAAAGGATGGGTACCCTGGCTTTTTGCCCTCTCTTCTGTCATCAGATCAGATATCCGGTGGGCAGGGGAACCAGCAAAAATTTGTGAAAAATAAACCAGAAAACTAAAACCATCAGGGTATAGATGGCGACAGATGAGAGAGCCCGGATGGGGGTTGGTCGCTCGAGGTCAAAGATAAAAGTGAGTATGGATAAACATATAACGCTTGTGACTATGAAGCCGAGAATGTCCAATAGATATATCCATACAAAGACGATGATAATTGATATGACAATATATTTTAAATCTTTCGCAGGAAGGCGTTCTCTTTTAATATCTTTTGCGAAGAATGTCTGTGCGAACATGCTCGCCGATGACAAAACAAGGAATATCAATATCAATTGTGGGAAGATTGAGCAATTGTACTGCAATCCAATGGTCTGCGACCAGAAAACAAGCGCTATTAGTATAAAGATAACGGACACAATTCGATCAGCCTTCATCTAATGACGTCTCCTTTACCGTCCACCTCTTGCCAAACCGCTTCATAAACAGAGGCCAGCCAAGCGATAAAATAGACATGACGATCAGAACCCAGGACAGCGGTCTATCGAAAAAGATCATCCATTTGTTGGGCAGGACCTGCCCCATCAGAAGGGCCTGCACAAAACCCATTTCTCCGATAGGGCCGAGGATCAAACCGAGGGTTATCGGACCGGGATGAAAATCCAGGCGTTTCAGTATGTAACCGATTACTCCGAGTGTCAGCATGATAAACACGTCGGTAACGTTATTACGGATAGAATACGAGCCGATAATCGTAAGGAATAATATAATAGGAGCCAGAAAGCGAATGGGAAGACGGACAACGGTTTGATGCAGAAGCCTTCCCGCCATGATACCCACGGGGATCATGAGAATCGTGGACACAAACAGAGACATGATAAAGGTATACACGACATCGGAATGCATCGTAAATAATTCCGGCCCCGGTCTGAGTCCGTGCAGCAATAAAACACCGTAGAGTACCGCATCCGGGGGTGCCCCGGGGATGCCCAGTGTCACCAGCGGTATCATGCCGCCTCCGACCACAGCATTGTTTGAAGCCTCTGTGGCAATGATACCGTCGGCTATGCCGGTACCGAATTTTTCCGGTGTCTTCGAGACCCTAACGGCTTCATTGTAAGCTACAAGGTTTGCAACGCTCCCGCCTGCTCCCGGAAGAATACCGACAATTGTTCCCAGTATCGATGATCGCAGGAGATTCCCCTGCTTTTTCATGACTTCCTTGAACGTTTTGAAAATAATACCGGTCTTCCGCTTCGTTTCTGTCAGATGGAATTTTTTAGCTCTCTGTTCGATCATGGTGAGTGCTTCCGGTATGCAGAAAAATCCGATGAGCGCCACAATCAATTCGATACCCCCCTGTAGCTGGTGATAACCTAACGTGCATCGGACATCTCCGCCTATGGGAGCAATTCCGATCGTAGAGATGAGAACCCCGATGGCTCCTCCGATAAATCCCTTGAGGACATTTTTTGATGCGAGTGAAGAGATGATCGTAATTCCGAAGACGGCCATCCAGAAGTACTCGGGAGGGCCGAATTTCAGTGCAACCGCTGCCAGCGGCGGTGAAAGGAAGAGCAGAAAAAACACCCCGACAATCCCCCCATAGGCTGAAGCGAAAGTCGCGATGAGAACCGCCCGCTCCCCTTCTCCTCTCTTGGCCATAGGATATCCGTCGAATGTGGTTCCAATCGATGACGGAGTACCTGGCGTATTCACAAGAATTGCCGAAAAGGCACCACCGTAAATACAGGCCATGTATATGGCTCCCAGAAGGATCAGGCCCTCCGTGGGATTCATCGTAAAGGTAAAGGGGACAAGAAGGGCGACCGCCATGGTGGCGGTCAGCCCCGGTAATGCCCCTGCTATAAGACCACCGAAAAGACCGGCGATAATCATGAGAATTACTTTTACCGTAAAGATATGACCAAATGAAGCTAAAATGGCCTCAATCACGTTTTAACTCCTCTGTGGCAATCATTTTTTCAACAAGCCCAAGTCCTTCAGGAGCTGTTTGTAATACTTCGACAATTTGGCAACCAATTTTTTCGATGCGTCTTCACCGTAATATTCCATGATGAACCCGAGGTCCTCCATTTTCTTAATTACAACTGGATCATAATTGACTTTCTCAAAAGCCTTTTCAAGAACCTTGCGAACTTTTTTTGGTGTCCCGGGCGGGACAGCGACTCCCCGATACGCTCCCTCGACATATTCATAGCCCAGCTCTTTGAAAGTTGGAACATCGGGCAGCGCCTTGGCCCTCTTGTCTGCGGCGATCGCCAGAGCCCGTATCTTCTCCGGATATTGGGCTGCCATGGATGTGTACGTCATCAATGCCTTAACATGACCTCCCAGAAGGGCCGGAACGGCCGCTCCTGAACCTGTAAAAGATATGTATGTCAGCTTGAGACCGGCAACTTTGGCGAAGGCTTCACAGCCAAGGCTGTTTGCTGATGGCTGACCACTGCCGCCCACAGCCACGCCGGGGTTCTTTTTGGCATATTCGACAAAGTCCTTCACCGTTTTGATCTCGCTGTCCGCTTGAACTGCCAGAACATTGGGTGTAAATTCAAACATGTATACGTTATTTACCTTTTTCGTTTCATATCCTGTGTCCCCCCTCGTCATGGGCTGCACAATGGTATGGGGTAAATTCGTGCCGTAGATGGTATATCCGTCCGGCTTCGTTCGCATCAGTTCGGACCAGCCCACAGCGCCTCCACCACCTTTTTTATACACAACGACAATCGGCACACCGAGAACCTTCTCAAGCGACTGCTGTTGAATTCGCGCCGTGATATCGGATTCACCTCCGGGATTAAAACAAATAACATAGTTGATCGGTTTATCCGGATACCCGGCTAATGCGGCTGACGTAAAGGTCAGCCCGACCAGCATAACCAAGGCAAAAAGGATAGCGCTACATTTTTTCATTTGTTCTCTCCTTTCAATAATAAATTGGAATGTTTATGTGACTAAGGCCATTGAAACCAATATCGGATAGTTACACCTCCTTTCTTAAAGTTTTCCTTTCACATCTTTTTCCTCTATTTATCGATCCTGAATTTCTCCAAATTTCAGGAACCGGCCACAATTTCCGCGATACTCTTGCCCAGTTCCTCCGTTGTCGCCGTTCCCCCAAGATCGGGGGTCTTTACGTTCCTTTCGTCAAGGGCTGTCTCTATGGCGTCTTCAATAACACGTGCCGCATCGAGTTGCCCGAGGTGTTCGAGCATCATGGCCCCGGACCATATCTGACCGATAGGATTTGCGATTCCTTTCCCCGCAATGTCCGGCGCGGAACCGTGGACCGGTTCAAACATGGATGGGTACTTTCTTTCCGGATTTAAATTACCCGAGGCGGCAATACCGAGACTTCCCGCAATAGCCGGTCCGAGGTCTGATATAATATCTCCGAATAAATTGCTTCCAACAATGACATCGAAATATTCCGGC from Syntrophales bacterium includes the following:
- a CDS encoding L-threonylcarbamoyladenylate synthase; this encodes MLLTINSDNPQLRLIKKAVQILEDGGIIVYPTDTVYGIGCNLFNKRGIEKIYEIKRRNKKKPFSFICADLKDISRYAKVSNYAYKTMKRLLPGPYTFILEASRLVPKILLPKRKTTGIRVPDNQICLSLAGELGHPIISTSATMEDGEILGDPFEIEKKLGHYVDLIIDGGILGVEQSSIVTLVDDTPKVIRTGKGNVNDFI
- a CDS encoding tripartite tricarboxylate transporter TctB family protein; the protein is MKADRIVSVIFILIALVFWSQTIGLQYNCSIFPQLILIFLVLSSASMFAQTFFAKDIKRERLPAKDLKYIVISIIIVFVWIYLLDILGFIVTSVICLSILTFIFDLERPTPIRALSSVAIYTLMVLVFWFIFHKFLLVPLPTGYLI
- a CDS encoding tripartite tricarboxylate transporter permease, which gives rise to MIEAILASFGHIFTVKVILMIIAGLFGGLIAGALPGLTATMAVALLVPFTFTMNPTEGLILLGAIYMACIYGGAFSAILVNTPGTPSSIGTTFDGYPMAKRGEGERAVLIATFASAYGGIVGVFFLLFLSPPLAAVALKFGPPEYFWMAVFGITIISSLASKNVLKGFIGGAIGVLISTIGIAPIGGDVRCTLGYHQLQGGIELIVALIGFFCIPEALTMIEQRAKKFHLTETKRKTGIIFKTFKEVMKKQGNLLRSSILGTIVGILPGAGGSVANLVAYNEAVRVSKTPEKFGTGIADGIIATEASNNAVVGGGMIPLVTLGIPGAPPDAVLYGVLLLHGLRPGPELFTMHSDVVYTFIMSLFVSTILMIPVGIMAGRLLHQTVVRLPIRFLAPIILFLTIIGSYSIRNNVTDVFIMLTLGVIGYILKRLDFHPGPITLGLILGPIGEMGFVQALLMGQVLPNKWMIFFDRPLSWVLIVMSILSLGWPLFMKRFGKRWTVKETSLDEG
- a CDS encoding tripartite tricarboxylate transporter substrate binding protein, which produces MKKCSAILFALVMLVGLTFTSAALAGYPDKPINYVICFNPGGESDITARIQQQSLEKVLGVPIVVVYKKGGGGAVGWSELMRTKPDGYTIYGTNLPHTIVQPMTRGDTGYETKKVNNVYMFEFTPNVLAVQADSEIKTVKDFVEYAKKNPGVAVGGSGQPSANSLGCEAFAKVAGLKLTYISFTGSGAAVPALLGGHVKALMTYTSMAAQYPEKIRALAIAADKRAKALPDVPTFKELGYEYVEGAYRGVAVPPGTPKKVRKVLEKAFEKVNYDPVVIKKMEDLGFIMEYYGEDASKKLVAKLSKYYKQLLKDLGLLKK